The Xanthomonas sontii genome contains a region encoding:
- a CDS encoding YafY family protein — MTQRATRLLRLLDALRGRRRPVAGAQLAADLGVSLRTLYRDIASLRGQGADILGDPGVGYVLRPGFLLPELNFSEDELEALTLGARWVASQADPELAQAAQRAITRIGASLPAPLRLALETSGLLVPAATPAQPAAPWLPVLRRGIRLEHVLHMDYADAGGVASQRRIWPFAMAFLGGFGMIAAWCELRGDFRHFRADRVLALRDDSERYPTRRHLLIRRWRAATGHGVGS; from the coding sequence ATGACCCAACGCGCCACCCGTCTGCTGCGCCTGCTCGACGCCCTGCGCGGGCGCCGCCGGCCCGTGGCCGGGGCGCAGCTCGCTGCCGATCTGGGAGTGAGCCTGCGCACGCTGTACCGCGACATCGCCAGCCTGCGCGGGCAGGGCGCCGACATCCTCGGCGACCCGGGCGTGGGCTACGTGCTGCGCCCGGGCTTCCTGCTGCCGGAGTTGAACTTCAGCGAGGACGAGCTGGAAGCGCTGACCCTGGGCGCGCGCTGGGTGGCGAGCCAGGCCGATCCGGAACTGGCGCAGGCCGCGCAGCGCGCCATCACCCGGATCGGGGCGTCGCTGCCGGCGCCGTTGCGGCTGGCGCTGGAGACCAGCGGGTTGCTGGTGCCCGCGGCCACGCCCGCGCAGCCGGCGGCACCGTGGCTGCCGGTGCTGCGTCGTGGCATCCGCCTGGAGCACGTGCTGCACATGGACTACGCCGATGCCGGCGGCGTCGCCTCGCAACGGCGCATCTGGCCGTTTGCGATGGCCTTCCTGGGCGGTTTCGGCATGATCGCGGCGTGGTGCGAACTGCGCGGCGATTTCCGCCATTTCCGTGCCGACCGGGTGTTGGCGCTGCGCGACGACAGCGAACGCTACCCGACGCGGCGGCATCTGCTGATCCGGCGCTGGCGCGCCGCTACCGGACACGGCGTCGGCTCCTGA
- the mutS gene encoding DNA mismatch repair protein MutS: MQNREKTQAPGSAAEHTPLMKQFFAAKSEYPDLLLFFRMGDFYELFYDDARKAARLLDITLTQRGSSGGAPIPMAGVPVHAYEGYLARLVALGESVAICEQIGDPALAKGLVERKVVRIVTPGTVTDEALLDERRDTLLMAIARNKHGYGLAWADLAGGRFLVNEVDSEDALEAELARLEPAELLVPDEDQWPEFLRERRGVRRRPPWLFDADSGRRQLLAFFQLHDLSGFGIDDKPRATAAAGALLGYVEETQKQRLPHLTAIAMETAGEAIAMNAATRRHLELDTRVDGDTRNTLLGVLDSTVTPMGGRLLRRWLHRPLRLREVLVQRHHAVGTLIDRGADADLREAFRALGDVERILTRVALRSARPRDFSTLRDGLGLLPKVRAILAPLDSPRLAALAAELGQHDEIAHLLASAIAEQPPLKLSDGVIAADYDAELDELRRLSTNADQFLIDLEARERANSGIATLKVGYNRVHGYYIEISKGQADKAPVHYSRRQTLTNAERYITEELKNFEDKVLSARERALSREKLLYEGLLDTLGERLEPLKRAAAALSELDVLAGFAERAQALDWTQPELETGACLRIERGRHPVVEAVREQPFEPNDLDLHPDRRMLVITGPNMGGKSTYMRQNALIVLLAHIGSYVPARRAVIGPIDRILTRIGAGDDLARGQSTFMVEMAETSYILHHATAQSLVLMDEIGRGTSTYDGLALADAVARHLAHHNRCYTLFATHYFELTALADESVEGGASGIANVHLDAVEHGDRLVFMHAVKDGPANRSFGLQVAALAGLPKATVAQARRRLAELEQRGGESHASQMAPQALDAPQQFGLFAATPSAAQEALAALDPDELTPKQALEALYRLKSLL; the protein is encoded by the coding sequence ATGCAGAATCGAGAAAAAACCCAAGCTCCTGGAAGCGCAGCGGAGCACACCCCGCTGATGAAGCAGTTCTTCGCCGCCAAGTCCGAATACCCGGACCTGCTGCTGTTCTTCCGCATGGGCGATTTCTACGAACTGTTCTACGACGACGCGCGCAAGGCCGCGCGGCTGCTGGACATCACCCTGACCCAGCGCGGCAGTTCCGGCGGTGCACCGATTCCGATGGCCGGGGTGCCGGTGCATGCCTACGAGGGCTACCTGGCACGGCTGGTGGCGCTGGGCGAGTCGGTGGCGATCTGCGAGCAGATCGGCGATCCGGCGCTGGCCAAAGGCCTGGTCGAGCGCAAGGTGGTGCGCATCGTCACTCCCGGCACGGTGACCGACGAGGCCCTGCTGGACGAGCGCCGCGACACCTTGCTGATGGCGATCGCACGCAACAAGCACGGCTACGGCCTGGCCTGGGCCGACCTGGCCGGCGGCCGCTTCCTGGTCAACGAGGTCGACAGCGAGGACGCGCTGGAAGCGGAGCTGGCGCGGCTGGAGCCGGCCGAACTGCTGGTGCCCGACGAGGACCAGTGGCCGGAGTTCCTGCGCGAGCGCCGCGGCGTGCGCCGCCGGCCGCCGTGGCTGTTCGACGCCGACAGCGGCCGCCGCCAGTTGCTGGCGTTCTTCCAGTTGCACGATCTGAGCGGCTTCGGCATCGACGACAAGCCTCGCGCCACCGCCGCCGCCGGCGCCCTGCTCGGCTACGTGGAGGAAACCCAGAAACAGCGCCTGCCGCACCTGACCGCGATCGCGATGGAGACCGCCGGCGAGGCGATCGCGATGAACGCGGCCACGCGACGCCACCTGGAACTGGACACGCGCGTCGATGGCGACACCCGCAACACCCTGCTCGGCGTGCTCGACAGCACGGTCACGCCGATGGGCGGGCGCCTGCTGCGGCGCTGGCTGCACCGTCCGCTGCGCCTGCGCGAGGTGCTGGTGCAGCGCCACCACGCGGTCGGCACGCTGATCGACCGCGGCGCCGACGCCGACCTGCGTGAGGCGTTCCGCGCGCTCGGCGACGTCGAACGCATCCTCACCCGCGTCGCCCTGCGCTCGGCACGCCCACGCGACTTCTCCACCCTGCGCGACGGCCTGGGCCTGCTGCCGAAGGTGCGCGCGATCCTGGCGCCGCTGGATTCGCCGCGGCTGGCCGCGCTGGCGGCGGAGCTGGGCCAGCACGACGAGATCGCGCACCTGCTGGCGTCGGCGATCGCCGAGCAGCCGCCGCTCAAGCTCAGCGACGGCGTCATCGCTGCCGACTACGACGCCGAACTGGACGAGCTGCGCCGGCTCAGCACCAACGCCGACCAGTTCCTGATCGACCTGGAAGCGCGCGAACGCGCCAACAGCGGCATCGCCACGCTGAAGGTCGGCTACAACCGCGTGCACGGTTACTACATCGAGATCAGCAAGGGCCAGGCCGACAAGGCGCCGGTGCACTACAGCCGGCGCCAGACCCTGACCAACGCCGAGCGCTACATCACCGAGGAACTGAAGAACTTCGAGGACAAGGTGCTGTCGGCGCGCGAGCGCGCGTTGTCGCGCGAGAAGCTGCTCTACGAAGGCCTGCTGGACACGCTGGGCGAGCGCCTGGAGCCGCTCAAGCGCGCCGCCGCCGCGCTCAGCGAACTGGACGTGCTGGCCGGCTTCGCCGAACGCGCGCAGGCGCTGGACTGGACCCAGCCGGAACTGGAGACCGGTGCGTGCCTGCGCATCGAACGCGGCCGCCACCCGGTGGTGGAAGCGGTGCGCGAGCAGCCGTTCGAACCGAACGACCTGGACCTGCACCCCGACCGCCGCATGCTGGTGATCACCGGCCCGAACATGGGCGGTAAATCGACCTACATGCGCCAGAACGCGCTGATCGTGCTGCTCGCGCACATCGGCAGCTACGTGCCGGCGCGGCGCGCGGTGATCGGCCCGATCGACCGCATCCTCACCCGCATCGGCGCCGGCGACGACCTGGCGCGCGGCCAATCGACCTTCATGGTCGAGATGGCCGAGACCAGCTACATCCTGCACCACGCCACCGCGCAGTCGCTGGTGCTGATGGACGAGATCGGCCGCGGCACCTCCACCTACGACGGCCTGGCGCTGGCCGACGCGGTGGCGCGCCATCTCGCCCACCACAACCGCTGCTACACGCTGTTCGCCACGCACTATTTCGAACTGACCGCATTGGCCGACGAATCGGTCGAAGGCGGTGCCAGTGGCATCGCCAACGTGCACCTGGACGCGGTCGAGCACGGCGACCGCCTGGTGTTCATGCACGCGGTCAAGGACGGCCCGGCCAACCGCAGCTTCGGCCTGCAGGTGGCGGCGCTGGCCGGCCTGCCCAAGGCCACGGTGGCGCAGGCGCGGCGACGCCTGGCGGAACTGGAACAACGCGGCGGCGAGAGCCACGCCTCGCAGATGGCGCCGCAGGCGCTGGACGCGCCGCAGCAGTTCGGCCTGTTCGCGGCCACGCCCTCCGCCGCGCAGGAAGCATTGGCGGCGCTGGATCCGGACGAACTCACGCCCAAGCAGGCGCTGGAAGCGCTGTACCGGCTCAAGTCGCTGCTGTAG
- a CDS encoding AAA family ATPase — protein sequence MEFALFAIGVVVGAVLLHLARPLGRSASAQRPAPATDASNNHHAAPEATLETPAQHLQRLRQQVEAQDEQIHSPADLAQIPQFQQGVALLAGAEFSHQELVEALGSPGYVLPCMAAQALAQRRPQDADAVLDVLPHLGSYPLSFLFDYLQRLPDADHLHALLRHARDWWWNVVPFRQRLRAYLQWAASKAPADRPVDFDELDDAALTALGDTLAQFKEPVLEPFLQRLHDARKQRREQRVLGGFGRVVAAVPARLRLHHPGLDAALQRAYEHVVTTPPQPVLLVGEHGVGKSVLIDLLSERLLGEGWRVFEASAAEILAGQSYIGELEGRIREMLAVLHRERALWRAPDFYDLLHKGAHSRDPRGILDLVLPALERGELRLIGEITPRQLAQLQVARPTTRSRFEVVTLAPAASTALAQIGAQWAQAQAQALQTEVIDARALAEAERLAAQYFPDQHEPGRLLQLLDETLQAAKDGDDARLPLDDDALLQAVARRSGLPLEVIDDRQRLELETLRRFFRKRVLGQDEAVETLLDRIAMLKAGLIDSRRPIGVFLFAGPTGTGKTELAKALGELLFGTPERLLRLDMSEFQGEDALYRLTGDDSAGQRTLIARIREQPFSVVLLDEFEKAHPKVWDLFLQVFDDARLSDRNGNTADFRHSIIILTSNVGATLARGAGPGFATVAGGYSRNAVEKAVYETFRREFVNRLDKVVLFNPLDRALMREILHKELDRTLTRRGLRNRAWAVEWEPSAIEFLLDRGFTPDLGARPLRRAIEQHLLAPLARSIVEQRAPEGDQFLFVRGAGDRLDVRFIAAEAPPTPEPLPAAVDPATPTDLRDLVYAPNADSAVLPRLDAALHRLQESHAAPAWRQAREADFAAMGERDFWSQSGRFQVLDRIERRDRIESALATAVRLRARLDGGAQRDGEFVARLTQLLWLLHLASTALQEQRPQDVLLDLRIGASELHRHPAEARQWWQRLLQMYLAWAEQRNMRVEVLAQDPQQGRAWLAIAGFGALALLDAEAGLHVQEQEADEPTLRRLAVQVRVAPDLPGQARRAPIGEDELRVCRRYRIAPSPLVRDSVRGWRSGRLERLLGGDFDVMPVD from the coding sequence ATGGAATTTGCCCTTTTCGCCATCGGCGTGGTCGTCGGTGCGGTGCTGTTGCATCTGGCGCGCCCTCTTGGGCGCAGCGCCTCCGCACAGCGGCCTGCACCGGCGACCGACGCCAGCAACAACCACCACGCCGCGCCCGAGGCAACGCTGGAGACCCCGGCGCAGCATCTGCAGCGGCTGCGCCAGCAGGTGGAAGCACAGGACGAGCAGATCCACAGCCCTGCCGATCTGGCACAGATTCCGCAGTTCCAGCAAGGCGTGGCGCTGCTGGCGGGCGCGGAGTTCTCCCATCAGGAACTGGTCGAGGCGCTGGGCAGCCCAGGCTACGTGCTGCCATGCATGGCAGCGCAGGCCTTGGCGCAACGCCGCCCCCAGGATGCGGACGCGGTCCTGGACGTGCTCCCGCACCTGGGCTCGTATCCGCTGAGTTTCCTGTTCGACTACCTGCAGCGCCTGCCGGATGCCGACCATCTGCACGCGCTGCTGCGCCACGCACGCGACTGGTGGTGGAACGTCGTCCCGTTCCGGCAACGCCTGCGCGCCTATCTGCAGTGGGCCGCAAGCAAGGCCCCGGCGGACCGCCCGGTGGATTTCGACGAACTCGACGATGCAGCGCTGACCGCACTCGGCGACACCCTGGCGCAGTTCAAGGAACCCGTGCTGGAGCCGTTCCTGCAGCGCCTGCACGACGCACGCAAGCAGCGTCGCGAGCAGCGCGTGCTCGGCGGCTTCGGCCGTGTCGTCGCCGCGGTGCCGGCGCGCCTGCGCCTGCACCACCCGGGGCTGGACGCGGCCTTGCAGCGCGCCTACGAGCACGTGGTGACCACGCCTCCGCAGCCGGTGCTGCTGGTCGGCGAGCACGGCGTGGGCAAGAGCGTGCTGATCGACCTGCTCAGCGAACGCCTGCTCGGCGAAGGCTGGCGTGTGTTCGAGGCCTCCGCCGCGGAGATCCTGGCGGGGCAGAGCTACATCGGCGAACTGGAGGGACGCATCCGCGAGATGCTGGCGGTGCTGCACCGCGAGCGCGCCCTGTGGCGCGCGCCGGACTTCTACGACCTGCTGCACAAGGGCGCACATTCGCGCGATCCGCGCGGCATCCTCGATCTGGTGCTGCCGGCGCTGGAGCGCGGTGAGTTGCGCCTGATCGGCGAGATCACGCCGCGGCAACTGGCGCAGTTGCAGGTGGCACGGCCGACCACGCGTTCGCGCTTCGAAGTGGTGACGCTGGCACCGGCCGCGTCCACCGCGCTGGCGCAGATCGGCGCACAGTGGGCGCAGGCCCAGGCGCAGGCGCTGCAGACCGAGGTGATCGACGCACGCGCCCTGGCCGAAGCCGAACGCCTGGCCGCGCAGTACTTCCCCGATCAGCACGAACCCGGCCGCCTGCTGCAACTGCTCGACGAGACCCTGCAGGCCGCGAAGGACGGCGACGACGCACGCCTGCCGCTGGACGACGATGCCCTGTTGCAGGCGGTGGCCAGGCGCAGCGGGCTGCCGCTGGAGGTGATCGACGATCGCCAACGGCTGGAACTGGAGACGCTGCGCCGTTTCTTCCGCAAGCGCGTGCTGGGCCAGGACGAGGCGGTGGAGACCCTGCTCGACCGCATCGCCATGCTCAAGGCCGGGCTGATCGACAGCCGCCGCCCGATCGGCGTGTTCCTGTTCGCCGGCCCGACCGGCACCGGCAAGACCGAATTGGCCAAGGCACTGGGCGAACTGCTGTTCGGCACTCCCGAGCGCCTGCTGCGCCTGGACATGAGCGAGTTCCAGGGCGAGGACGCGCTGTACCGGCTCACCGGCGACGACAGCGCCGGGCAGCGCACGCTGATCGCACGCATCCGCGAACAACCGTTCTCGGTGGTGCTGCTGGACGAGTTCGAGAAGGCCCACCCCAAGGTCTGGGACCTGTTCCTGCAGGTGTTCGACGACGCCCGCCTGAGCGACCGCAACGGCAACACCGCCGACTTCCGCCACAGCATCATCATTCTCACCAGCAACGTCGGCGCCACGCTGGCCCGCGGCGCCGGCCCCGGCTTCGCCACCGTCGCCGGCGGCTACTCGCGCAACGCGGTGGAAAAGGCGGTGTACGAGACCTTCCGCCGCGAGTTCGTCAACCGGCTCGACAAAGTGGTGCTGTTCAACCCGCTGGATCGGGCGCTGATGCGCGAGATCCTGCACAAGGAACTGGATCGCACGCTGACCCGGCGCGGTCTGCGCAATCGCGCCTGGGCGGTGGAATGGGAGCCGTCGGCGATCGAGTTCCTGCTCGACCGCGGCTTCACTCCGGACCTGGGCGCGCGGCCGCTGCGCCGCGCGATCGAACAGCATCTGCTCGCGCCCCTGGCACGCAGCATCGTCGAGCAACGCGCCCCCGAAGGCGACCAGTTCCTGTTCGTGCGCGGCGCCGGCGACCGCCTCGACGTGCGCTTCATCGCAGCGGAGGCGCCGCCGACGCCGGAACCCCTGCCCGCGGCGGTCGACCCCGCCACGCCCACGGATCTGCGCGACCTGGTGTACGCGCCCAATGCAGACAGCGCGGTCCTGCCGCGCCTGGATGCGGCCTTGCATCGCCTGCAGGAATCGCACGCCGCGCCGGCCTGGCGGCAGGCGCGCGAGGCCGATTTCGCCGCCATGGGCGAGCGCGATTTCTGGTCGCAATCCGGCCGCTTCCAGGTGCTGGACCGGATCGAGCGCCGCGACCGCATCGAAAGCGCGCTGGCCACCGCCGTGCGCCTGCGCGCGCGGCTGGACGGCGGCGCCCAGCGCGACGGCGAGTTCGTGGCGCGCCTGACCCAGTTGCTGTGGCTGCTGCACCTGGCCAGCACCGCGCTGCAGGAGCAACGCCCGCAGGATGTGCTGCTGGACCTGCGCATCGGCGCCAGCGAGCTGCACCGGCATCCGGCCGAAGCACGGCAGTGGTGGCAACGTCTGCTGCAGATGTATCTGGCCTGGGCCGAGCAGCGCAACATGCGGGTGGAGGTGCTGGCACAGGATCCGCAGCAAGGCCGCGCCTGGCTGGCCATCGCCGGTTTCGGGGCACTGGCGTTGCTGGACGCGGAAGCCGGCCTGCATGTGCAGGAACAAGAGGCCGACGAACCGACCCTGCGCCGGCTCGCGGTGCAGGTGCGGGTCGCTCCCGACCTGCCCGGGCAGGCACGGCGCGCGCCCATCGGCGAGGATGAACTGCGGGTGTGCCGACGCTACCGGATCGCGCCTTCGCCGCTGGTGCGCGACAGCGTCCGCGGCTGGCGCAGCGGACGCCTGGAACGCTTGCTGGGCGGCGATTTCGATGTGATGCCGGTCGACTGA
- a CDS encoding glutathione S-transferase family protein: MTHDLVLYTHPMSRGRIARWMLEETGLAYRAQILDYGTGMKTPAYLAINPMGKVPALVHGTTTVTENAAICAYLADLVPERQLAPPLGSPARGDYYRWLFLLAGPAEAFLTARQHGTLAPAHSAGYGHGEDLLDMLEQGVAGREHLAGDRFSAADLYAAAFLGFYTRIGVLQARPAFVAFVQRHMARPAAQRAAAIDDALLAAHPNPFMPRPSAVPASA, encoded by the coding sequence ATGACCCACGATCTTGTGCTCTACACCCACCCCATGTCGCGCGGCCGCATCGCGCGCTGGATGCTCGAAGAAACCGGCCTGGCGTACCGCGCGCAGATCCTCGACTACGGCACCGGCATGAAGACGCCGGCGTATCTGGCGATCAACCCGATGGGCAAGGTGCCGGCGCTGGTCCACGGCACCACCACCGTCACCGAGAACGCGGCGATCTGCGCCTACCTGGCCGACCTGGTGCCGGAGCGGCAACTGGCGCCGCCGCTTGGATCGCCGGCGCGTGGCGATTACTACCGCTGGCTGTTCCTGCTGGCCGGCCCGGCCGAGGCGTTCCTGACCGCCAGACAGCACGGCACGCTGGCCCCGGCGCACAGCGCGGGCTACGGCCATGGCGAGGATCTGCTGGACATGCTGGAGCAGGGCGTCGCCGGTCGCGAGCACCTGGCCGGCGATCGCTTCAGCGCAGCCGACCTGTATGCCGCCGCGTTCCTCGGCTTCTACACGCGCATCGGCGTGCTGCAGGCGCGGCCGGCGTTTGTCGCCTTCGTGCAGCGGCACATGGCGCGGCCGGCGGCGCAGCGTGCCGCGGCCATCGACGATGCGTTGCTGGCGGCGCATCCCAACCCGTTCATGCCGCGCCCGAGCGCCGTGCCGGCGAGCGCCTAG